A single Fundidesulfovibrio terrae DNA region contains:
- a CDS encoding glycosyltransferase, whose amino-acid sequence MNLPKTAYVLLWFPLSSETFIFREVQALRRQGLNVQVYSLYGKKLRNCSPEMLDFSYGVRRMGLFAVPFIIRDILYWNRKNPGCFKALAKEVLLRRWCSLEVTGESWWAFLAGFRLARLLERDGAGHIHAPWAGGPATAAWVASRLTGIPFSLAGRAGDIYPPDGALAEKIRDSLFVRVNNRANVDYLSSQAPAHASKINLVYNSLTLRENGESDVNMTPPVKLLAVGRFARTKGFDVLLKACRVMMDRGFDFKLTLVGSGFQGPHLKNLHRRLDLARCVDMPGFLPHDQLTHLLKTHDMLVVPSVVHSSGDRDGIPNVIMEALSHRLPVVATDVCGITEVIRHGETGLIAPQKDPKALADAIMDMASDRARAVDMAARGRDLVKEMFDPQANGARLFELFKRHLVAPSGEEA is encoded by the coding sequence TTGAACCTTCCCAAGACCGCATACGTACTCCTCTGGTTTCCGCTTTCCTCGGAGACCTTTATCTTCCGCGAAGTCCAGGCCCTGCGCCGCCAGGGCCTGAACGTGCAGGTATACAGCCTGTACGGCAAGAAGCTCAGGAACTGCTCGCCGGAGATGCTGGACTTCTCCTACGGCGTGCGCCGCATGGGGCTCTTCGCCGTGCCCTTCATCATCCGCGACATCCTGTACTGGAACAGGAAGAATCCCGGCTGCTTCAAGGCCCTGGCCAAAGAGGTGCTCCTGAGGCGCTGGTGCAGCCTGGAGGTCACGGGTGAGAGCTGGTGGGCCTTTTTGGCCGGCTTCCGGCTGGCGCGCCTGCTTGAGCGCGACGGCGCGGGCCACATCCACGCCCCTTGGGCCGGAGGACCGGCCACCGCCGCCTGGGTGGCCTCGCGCCTGACGGGCATCCCCTTTTCCCTGGCCGGACGCGCGGGCGACATCTACCCGCCCGACGGAGCCCTGGCCGAAAAGATCCGCGACAGCCTGTTCGTGCGCGTGAACAACCGGGCCAACGTGGACTACCTGTCCTCCCAGGCGCCGGCCCACGCCTCCAAGATCAACCTGGTCTACAACAGCCTCACCCTGCGCGAGAACGGCGAGAGCGACGTGAACATGACGCCGCCCGTGAAGCTCCTGGCCGTGGGCCGTTTCGCCCGCACCAAGGGTTTCGACGTGCTGCTCAAGGCCTGCAGGGTCATGATGGACAGGGGCTTTGACTTCAAGCTCACCCTGGTGGGTTCCGGCTTCCAGGGGCCGCACCTCAAGAACCTGCACCGCCGCCTTGACCTTGCGCGCTGCGTGGACATGCCGGGATTCCTCCCCCACGATCAGCTCACCCATCTGCTCAAGACCCACGACATGCTGGTGGTGCCGAGCGTTGTGCATTCCTCCGGGGACCGCGACGGCATCCCCAACGTGATCATGGAGGCCCTGTCCCACCGCCTGCCCGTGGTGGCCACCGACGTGTGCGGCATCACCGAGGTCATCCGCCACGGCGAGACCGGCCTCATCGCCCCCCAGAAGGACCCCAAGGCCCTGGCCGACGCCATCATGGACATGGCCTCCGACAGGGCCCGAGCCGTGGACATGGCCGCGCGCGGCCGCGACCTGGTCAAGGAGATGTTCGATCCCCAGGCCAACGGCGCGAGATTGTTCGAACTCTTCAAGCGCCATCTCGTGGCGCCGTCCGGGGAAGAGGCCTAA
- a CDS encoding chemotaxis protein, producing the protein MSQTNILLESGTNELEIVEFYIDEETDDGGIYRSYFGVNVAKVLEIIRKPKVTEMPSTPHPAVKGTFNLRSRIIPLIDLSIWLGKRMVQTEAPKVIVSEFNNITNAFLVSGVTRIHRLSWEQVEPPSGYVASFSGNSFTGVVKFEDRIVLLLDMEKIIWDLNPSLAMHEDPDKVTKVQATDEIFYRALVVDDSASIRKLIVSTLLRDGYEVEQDINGQKAWERLVEIKQRSVDEGRDVLEIVNLVVSDIEMPAMDGHNLCKRIKDDPVLRDIPVILFSSLINDKLYHKGEAVGADDQITKPEISTLTQRAKALIEQKGRPRRK; encoded by the coding sequence ATGAGCCAGACAAACATCCTTCTTGAATCCGGCACGAACGAGCTCGAAATCGTCGAGTTCTACATCGATGAAGAAACCGATGACGGCGGCATCTACCGGAGCTACTTCGGGGTGAACGTGGCCAAGGTGCTGGAGATCATCCGCAAGCCCAAAGTCACGGAGATGCCGAGCACCCCGCATCCGGCGGTGAAGGGCACCTTCAACCTGCGCTCGCGCATCATTCCGCTCATCGACCTGTCCATCTGGCTGGGCAAGCGCATGGTGCAGACCGAGGCCCCCAAGGTCATCGTGAGCGAGTTCAACAACATCACCAACGCCTTCCTGGTGTCCGGCGTCACCCGCATCCACCGCCTGAGCTGGGAGCAGGTGGAGCCCCCCAGCGGATACGTGGCCAGCTTCTCGGGCAACAGCTTCACCGGCGTAGTCAAGTTCGAGGACCGCATCGTGCTGCTCCTGGACATGGAAAAGATCATCTGGGACTTGAACCCCAGCCTGGCCATGCACGAGGACCCCGACAAGGTGACCAAGGTGCAGGCCACGGACGAGATCTTCTACCGCGCCCTGGTGGTGGACGACTCGGCCTCCATCCGCAAGCTCATCGTCAGCACGCTCCTGCGCGACGGCTACGAGGTGGAGCAGGACATCAACGGCCAGAAGGCCTGGGAGCGGCTCGTCGAGATCAAGCAGCGATCCGTCGACGAGGGCCGGGACGTGCTGGAGATCGTGAACCTGGTGGTGTCCGACATCGAGATGCCCGCCATGGACGGACACAACCTCTGCAAACGCATCAAGGACGACCCCGTGCTGCGCGACATTCCGGTGATCCTCTTCTCGTCGCTCATCAACGACAAGCTCTACCACAAGGGCGAGGCCGTGGGAGCGGACGACCAGATCACCAAGCCGGAAATATCCACGCTGACCCAGCGGGCCAAGGCCCTGATCGAGCAGAAGGGCCGCCCCCGCCGGAAATAG
- a CDS encoding ABC transporter substrate-binding protein — MLRSRSPLAAVFLCALAFFCCVGAAAASPEAKTITITYVKHPLNAPLVIAKVLGLYEKAFEPEGFTVRWTDLLTGAAQAQALSEGSVQFASVIGWDAVLSARAKGDPVRAIAVFARAPRSFCIMSKNPSIKTVADLKGRTVAGPKGAQLYLLLLMALERAGLTASDVTFVDMQLQPALTTLLSGGVDAAVLAGAGKTRAQSQGARAVACGDGLTIGLMFTAVNEDFLRANPDLARRYVSVHAQALAFLKANPERARAILAKETGLSPADVERLLPEYDFSPEVTGPDKRYLAEAQDFLLRHGLIPRPADLDGLFWP, encoded by the coding sequence ATGCTTCGCTCCAGATCGCCGCTCGCGGCGGTGTTTCTCTGCGCCCTCGCCTTTTTCTGCTGCGTTGGCGCCGCCGCAGCCTCTCCGGAGGCGAAGACCATCACCATCACCTACGTCAAGCATCCCCTGAACGCCCCCCTGGTCATCGCCAAGGTCCTGGGGTTGTACGAGAAGGCGTTCGAGCCGGAGGGGTTCACCGTCCGCTGGACCGACCTGCTCACCGGCGCGGCTCAGGCCCAGGCCCTGAGCGAGGGCTCCGTGCAGTTCGCCAGCGTGATCGGCTGGGACGCAGTGCTCTCGGCCAGGGCCAAGGGCGATCCGGTCAGGGCCATTGCGGTGTTCGCCAGGGCCCCGCGGTCCTTCTGCATCATGAGCAAGAACCCCTCGATCAAGACCGTGGCGGACCTCAAAGGACGAACCGTTGCCGGTCCCAAGGGGGCGCAGTTGTACCTGCTTCTGCTCATGGCCCTGGAGCGTGCCGGGCTTACGGCCTCGGACGTCACCTTCGTGGACATGCAGTTGCAGCCCGCCCTCACCACCTTGCTCTCGGGCGGCGTGGACGCCGCCGTGCTTGCGGGCGCGGGCAAGACCAGGGCCCAATCCCAGGGAGCCAGGGCCGTGGCCTGCGGCGACGGGCTGACCATCGGGCTCATGTTCACGGCCGTGAACGAGGACTTCCTGCGGGCAAACCCGGACCTGGCCCGGCGCTACGTCTCGGTGCACGCGCAGGCCCTGGCCTTTCTCAAGGCCAACCCGGAGCGAGCCCGGGCGATTCTCGCCAAGGAGACGGGCCTTTCCCCGGCCGACGTGGAGCGCCTGCTTCCGGAATACGATTTCAGTCCCGAAGTGACCGGGCCGGACAAGCGCTATCTTGCCGAGGCCCAGGACTTTCTTCTCCGTCACGGTCTCATCCCCCGTCCCGCCGATCTGGACGGGTTGTTCTGGCCCTAG
- a CDS encoding two-component system sensor histidine kinase NtrB, whose translation MPETLRGQGARRMVLASLAMLLVASLAGQAAYDAVLAKSARYEAKTVETFYAGKLLEWDEDWQSQAEHQKARLAFLGLAENPAARRERLHAYYLAQGEDPKFSHVFLMTADGTPLFWYGPEAKRMAALTARSPGANWLHDESSGLLYRVYSQPFWLGPEGMGRIVMLRVLDNALLYQNTSTRTDLRLVWQGRVVASSLRSTDPDAPAGEARRVEVELPWPGGGSPAPVLRLSHYVDAPVSGLEVAAAVACLLALQALCIWGVLGRWLVRIARRLALLGGASREQARGWASGRPAPLDLDEEMLDRDDEIATVALSLKSLTQAVAHHDAQRLAGQEELGRLRNLLSEIIDSMPSALITVDLQGRITRCNRLALESSGFEEHEAEGMRIEEVFPRLAAELAPLHEAMRGGVTWTGHKIPRRVAGDILYEDVTIYPLANSLGVEGAVIRLDDVTKRHQMELMMVQSEKMLSVGGLAAGMAHEINNPLGGILQSAQVMRRRITDDLPQNLRMAAGLGCPMETIRAYMEGRGVLDMLAGITESAQRAAKIVRGMLEFSRRGDSPFEPVDIRGILEKALELCSKDYDFTKHRDFRRIRIERDYDPDLPPVPCSATQIEQVVMNLLRNAAQAMTANPEHRPPAIILRTRREDGQALITVEDNGPGLSDAARKRIFEPFYTTKPPGMGTGLGLSVSYFIVTENHGGSMSAHSEPGRWTRISVRLPLAVKELRGAGGRDPGPG comes from the coding sequence ATGCCTGAAACGCTGCGCGGTCAGGGCGCGCGACGCATGGTCCTGGCCTCCCTGGCCATGCTGCTCGTGGCCAGCCTGGCCGGACAGGCGGCCTACGACGCGGTGCTGGCCAAGTCGGCCCGCTACGAGGCCAAGACCGTGGAGACCTTCTACGCGGGCAAGCTTCTGGAATGGGATGAGGACTGGCAAAGCCAGGCCGAGCACCAGAAGGCCCGCCTGGCTTTCCTGGGGCTGGCGGAGAATCCCGCCGCGCGCCGGGAGAGACTTCACGCCTATTACCTCGCGCAGGGCGAGGACCCGAAGTTCAGCCATGTCTTCCTGATGACGGCCGATGGAACTCCGTTGTTCTGGTACGGCCCAGAAGCCAAGCGCATGGCCGCCCTGACGGCCCGGTCCCCAGGCGCGAACTGGCTCCACGACGAATCGTCCGGCCTTCTCTACCGCGTCTACAGCCAGCCTTTCTGGCTCGGGCCCGAGGGCATGGGGCGGATAGTCATGCTGCGCGTGCTGGACAACGCCCTGCTCTATCAGAACACCTCCACCCGAACCGATCTGCGTCTGGTCTGGCAGGGCCGGGTGGTGGCTTCCTCCCTGCGCTCCACGGACCCGGACGCACCCGCCGGAGAAGCCAGGCGGGTGGAGGTGGAGCTCCCCTGGCCGGGTGGCGGCTCCCCGGCGCCGGTGCTTCGCCTGTCGCACTACGTGGACGCTCCGGTGAGCGGCCTGGAGGTCGCTGCGGCCGTGGCCTGCCTGCTGGCCTTGCAGGCGCTGTGCATCTGGGGGGTGCTTGGGCGCTGGCTGGTGCGCATCGCCCGGCGGCTGGCCCTGCTCGGCGGCGCCTCCCGGGAGCAGGCCAGGGGCTGGGCCAGCGGCCGGCCGGCGCCGCTCGACCTGGACGAGGAGATGCTCGACCGGGATGACGAAATCGCCACGGTGGCCCTGTCGCTCAAAAGCCTGACCCAGGCCGTGGCCCACCACGATGCCCAGCGCCTGGCAGGACAGGAGGAGCTGGGGCGGCTGCGCAACCTTTTGTCCGAGATCATCGACTCCATGCCATCGGCGCTGATCACCGTGGACCTTCAGGGCCGGATAACCCGGTGCAACCGGCTGGCGCTGGAATCATCCGGATTCGAGGAGCACGAGGCCGAGGGCATGCGCATCGAGGAGGTCTTTCCCCGGCTCGCGGCCGAACTCGCGCCGCTGCACGAGGCCATGCGGGGCGGCGTGACCTGGACCGGACACAAGATTCCCCGGCGCGTGGCCGGCGACATCCTGTACGAGGACGTAACCATCTACCCCCTGGCCAACAGTCTGGGCGTCGAAGGCGCGGTCATCCGGCTCGACGACGTCACCAAGCGCCACCAGATGGAGCTCATGATGGTCCAGTCGGAAAAGATGCTCTCCGTGGGCGGGCTGGCCGCGGGCATGGCCCACGAGATCAACAACCCGCTGGGGGGGATCCTCCAGAGCGCCCAGGTCATGCGGCGGCGGATCACGGACGACCTGCCCCAGAACCTCAGGATGGCCGCCGGGCTGGGCTGCCCCATGGAGACTATCCGGGCTTACATGGAGGGGCGGGGAGTTCTGGACATGCTGGCCGGCATCACGGAGTCGGCCCAGCGCGCGGCCAAGATCGTGCGTGGAATGCTGGAGTTCAGCCGCAGGGGCGATTCCCCCTTCGAGCCGGTGGACATCCGGGGCATTCTGGAAAAGGCCCTGGAGCTCTGCTCCAAGGACTACGACTTCACGAAGCACCGCGACTTCAGAAGGATACGGATCGAACGCGACTACGACCCGGACCTGCCCCCGGTGCCCTGCTCGGCCACCCAGATCGAGCAGGTGGTCATGAACCTCCTGCGCAACGCGGCCCAGGCCATGACGGCCAACCCGGAGCACAGGCCCCCGGCGATCATCCTGCGGACCCGGCGGGAGGACGGACAGGCGCTCATCACCGTGGAGGACAACGGCCCCGGCCTTTCCGACGCGGCCCGCAAGCGCATCTTCGAGCCCTTCTACACCACGAAGCCGCCCGGCATGGGGACCGGCCTCGGGCTGTCGGTGTCCTACTTCATCGTCACCGAAAACCACGGAGGGAGCATGAGCGCGCACTCCGAGCCCGGCCGGTGGACCAGGATCAGCGTGCGCCTGCCGCTTGCGGTCAAGGAGCTCCGAGGGGCGGGCGGCCGGGATCCCGGCCCGGGTTAA
- a CDS encoding sensor histidine kinase, whose translation MLEGKRLEIPNIPGPPTMAEKSILSMLPHLTIRQKVLAGTVIPVVLFSVLGVASYNYLVRLEASLTHMEMADDLANTILEVRRYEKNFLLYAHDEDYDEAQRFMDLARSSLRAMADLSPQPRARKMLDESLSKNLDAYQEFTLRLRSQAEPPGSEASARVRDALRQAGKDMVDTSLAIKNSERERILRLVSSLMRQLVITGVLLLSFGTAMAMLLGRKILRALNTIANATAEIGQGRFKTLDVPRTNDETQRVLEAFNRMTRELERRQDQLIQEKKLSSLGVLTSGIAHQLNNPLNNISTSCQILQEEQGECDPEFAARMLGNIQQEVLRARDIVKGLLEFSRAKDFSLKRVSLDEVAAKAFRLVSSQVPSGIALIKDIPPDLALDLDAARIQEAFINLLLNAAQAIPDPTGSITVSARVDEKTHEAVIAVEDTGTGIPDEDLGKIFDPFYTTKEVGKGTGLGLSIVFGIIEKHKGSIIAERTGGKGARFVIRLPLTQEPEGPA comes from the coding sequence ATGCTGGAAGGCAAACGGCTTGAAATTCCGAACATTCCGGGACCGCCCACTATGGCCGAGAAGTCCATCCTCTCCATGCTGCCCCATCTGACCATACGTCAGAAGGTTCTGGCCGGGACTGTCATCCCGGTGGTCCTCTTTTCCGTTCTGGGAGTGGCCTCCTACAACTACCTGGTGCGCCTGGAGGCTTCGCTCACCCACATGGAGATGGCCGACGATTTGGCCAACACCATCCTGGAAGTGCGGCGCTATGAGAAGAACTTCCTGCTCTACGCCCACGACGAGGACTACGACGAGGCCCAACGGTTCATGGACCTGGCCCGGTCGTCGCTTCGGGCCATGGCCGATCTCTCGCCGCAGCCGCGCGCCCGCAAGATGCTTGACGAAAGCCTTTCCAAGAACCTGGACGCCTACCAGGAGTTCACCCTGCGCCTGCGCTCCCAGGCCGAGCCGCCGGGTTCCGAGGCCAGCGCCCGGGTGCGCGATGCCCTGCGCCAGGCGGGCAAGGACATGGTGGACACGTCGCTGGCCATCAAGAACTCCGAGCGTGAGCGCATCCTGCGCCTGGTGTCCTCGCTCATGCGCCAGTTGGTGATCACCGGCGTGCTGTTGCTCAGTTTCGGCACGGCCATGGCCATGCTGCTCGGGCGCAAGATCCTGCGCGCCCTGAACACCATCGCCAATGCCACCGCCGAGATCGGCCAGGGCCGCTTCAAGACCTTGGACGTCCCCCGCACCAACGACGAAACCCAGCGCGTGCTGGAGGCCTTCAACCGCATGACCCGCGAACTGGAGCGCCGCCAGGACCAGCTCATCCAAGAGAAGAAGCTCTCCTCGCTTGGCGTCCTCACCTCGGGCATAGCCCACCAGCTCAACAATCCGCTCAACAACATCTCCACCTCCTGCCAGATCCTCCAAGAGGAGCAGGGCGAGTGCGACCCCGAATTCGCGGCCCGCATGCTCGGCAACATCCAGCAGGAGGTGCTGCGCGCCCGGGACATCGTGAAGGGCCTGCTGGAGTTCTCCCGGGCCAAGGATTTCAGCCTGAAGCGCGTCTCGCTCGACGAGGTCGCGGCCAAGGCCTTCCGCCTGGTCTCCAGCCAGGTGCCCTCGGGCATCGCGCTCATCAAGGACATACCCCCGGACCTCGCCCTGGACCTGGACGCAGCCCGCATCCAGGAGGCCTTCATCAACCTGCTCCTGAACGCCGCCCAGGCCATCCCGGACCCCACCGGCTCCATCACCGTGTCCGCTCGGGTGGACGAGAAGACCCATGAGGCGGTCATCGCCGTGGAGGACACCGGCACCGGCATCCCCGACGAGGACCTGGGCAAGATATTCGACCCCTTCTACACCACCAAGGAGGTGGGCAAAGGCACGGGGCTCGGGCTGTCCATCGTGTTCGGCATCATCGAGAAGCACAAGGGCTCCATCATCGCCGAGCGCACCGGCGGCAAGGGCGCGCGCTTCGTCATCCGCCTGCCCCTGACGCAAGAGCCGGAGGGACCGGCGTGA
- a CDS encoding sigma-54-dependent transcriptional regulator, which produces MTGASVLIVDDEPIAVENLAHILRREGYRTLSASSGEEAVETLAANEFDLVLTDLRMKGMDGLAVLAESKRLWPDTEVVVMTGHATVTTAVEAMRLGACHYLTKPYGLEEVRATVAEAMDKRRLRQEVARLSRQVADLGATPLIIGESPAVQALRDNIHHIAPTDSTVLILGETGTGKELVARAIHESSSRNAKRFLAINCGAFNEDLLANELFGHEKGAFSGALALKKGLMEVAGDGTIFLDEIGEMSLTMQVRLLRVLQERKFFRVGGTQEIDVTARILAATNKNLRAEVDLGLFRADLYYRLNVITLRVPPLSERRQDIPILAGYFISKYSPGVGKKLEGVSAEAVRLLMAYDYPGNIRELENIVQRAVIMATGRLIEPADLPQDLRGDAPSLVKHAAPEMITLEELERRHIEAVLEHCEGNRTKAAEVLGIDRVSLWRKLKRYGMAE; this is translated from the coding sequence GTGACCGGCGCGTCCGTGCTGATCGTTGACGACGAGCCCATCGCCGTCGAGAACCTGGCCCACATCCTGCGCCGCGAAGGCTACCGCACCCTGAGCGCCTCAAGCGGCGAGGAGGCCGTGGAGACCCTGGCGGCCAACGAGTTCGACCTGGTGCTCACGGACCTGCGCATGAAGGGCATGGACGGGCTGGCCGTGCTGGCCGAGTCCAAGCGGCTCTGGCCGGACACCGAGGTGGTGGTCATGACCGGCCACGCCACCGTGACCACGGCCGTGGAGGCCATGCGCCTGGGGGCCTGCCATTACCTCACCAAGCCCTACGGCCTGGAGGAGGTGCGGGCCACCGTGGCCGAGGCCATGGACAAGCGCCGCCTGCGCCAGGAGGTGGCCCGGCTCTCGCGCCAGGTGGCCGACCTGGGGGCCACGCCGCTCATCATCGGGGAGAGCCCGGCCGTCCAGGCGCTGCGCGACAACATCCACCATATCGCCCCCACGGATTCCACCGTGCTCATCCTGGGCGAGACCGGCACCGGCAAGGAGCTGGTGGCCCGGGCCATCCACGAATCGAGCTCGCGCAACGCCAAGCGCTTCCTGGCCATCAACTGCGGAGCCTTCAACGAGGACCTGCTGGCCAACGAACTCTTCGGCCACGAAAAGGGGGCCTTTTCCGGGGCGCTGGCGCTCAAGAAGGGGCTCATGGAGGTGGCCGGGGACGGGACGATCTTCCTGGACGAGATCGGCGAGATGTCGCTCACCATGCAGGTGCGCCTGCTGCGCGTGCTGCAGGAGCGCAAGTTCTTCCGCGTGGGCGGCACCCAGGAGATCGACGTCACGGCGCGCATCCTGGCCGCCACCAACAAGAACCTCAGGGCCGAGGTGGACCTGGGGCTTTTCAGGGCCGACCTGTACTACCGCCTGAACGTGATCACCCTGCGGGTGCCGCCGCTTTCAGAGCGCAGGCAGGACATCCCCATCCTGGCCGGGTATTTCATCTCGAAGTATTCGCCGGGGGTGGGCAAGAAGCTGGAGGGCGTGTCGGCCGAGGCGGTGCGGCTTTTGATGGCCTACGATTATCCGGGCAACATCCGGGAGCTTGAGAACATCGTGCAGCGGGCCGTGATCATGGCCACGGGCAGGCTCATCGAACCGGCGGATTTGCCGCAGGATCTGCGCGGCGACGCCCCCTCGCTGGTGAAGCACGCCGCCCCGGAGATGATCACCCTGGAGGAACTGGAGCGCCGCCACATCGAGGCGGTGCTGGAGCACTGCGAGGGCAACAGGACCAAGGCCGCCGAAGTGCTGGGGATCGACAGGGTGTCGCTGTGGCGGAAGCTCAAGCGCTACGGCATGGCGGAGTAG
- a CDS encoding S16 family serine protease, with product MIFFQKRTDRKTPEPPTSDLAELTGRANAPDLPPHAREAALRELERLAKTDPSVAEYSVGLGYLDFLLGLPWNAATQDRLDLARAEEVLSGRHYGLGQVKERVLEYLASRALRASSDFHILVVDDEDIARANLEHVLKKEGYRVRGAANGLAALEEVRRWEFDLIVTDLKMEKMDGMQLLEEARKLSPATQVMMVTGFATVDTAVQAMRQGAAYYLAKPVNLDELRATVARLMRDKAPPTAFRSPVLCFSGPPGTGKTSVGQAIAEALGRKFHRMSLAGLRDEAELRGHRRTYVGALPGRVMQSISRLGVRNPVFMLDELDKIGKDFRGDPAAVFLEMLDPEQNSQFVDNYLEVPFDLSQVLFIATVNDVRELSGPLADRLEMVPFQGYTAREKVNIAARHLLPRQLKEHGLTHPFPSFTPEALATVVDGYTREAGVRNLDRELGQACRKLARLRLEGGQPAAPIEVDAAMIPALLGPRKHIREAAEGEPRVGVATGLVYAGFGGEIIFVEAIRMQGAGNITLTGSLGEVLCESARTALSLVRSRAGELGIDPGAFQQEDLHVHIPGGSIPKEGSSAGLTLALALASLYTGKALRRDVAMTGEITLTGQVLPVGGVREKILAAARAGATRVILPDDNRPEVDAMSGEDLADVEVSFVKTVFEALPLALA from the coding sequence ATGATCTTCTTCCAGAAGCGCACCGACCGGAAAACGCCCGAACCGCCCACCAGCGACCTGGCGGAACTTACGGGCCGGGCCAACGCCCCGGACCTGCCGCCCCACGCCAGGGAGGCCGCCCTGCGCGAACTCGAGCGCCTGGCCAAGACCGACCCGTCCGTGGCCGAGTATTCCGTGGGCCTGGGCTATCTGGACTTCCTGCTGGGCCTGCCCTGGAACGCCGCCACCCAAGACCGCCTGGACCTTGCGCGCGCCGAAGAGGTGCTCTCGGGCCGCCACTACGGCCTGGGGCAGGTGAAGGAGCGGGTGCTCGAATATCTGGCCTCGCGGGCGCTCCGGGCGTCCTCCGATTTCCACATCCTGGTGGTGGACGACGAGGACATCGCCCGGGCCAACCTGGAGCACGTGCTGAAGAAGGAAGGCTACCGGGTGCGCGGCGCGGCCAACGGCCTGGCCGCCCTGGAGGAGGTGCGGCGCTGGGAGTTCGACCTCATCGTCACCGACCTCAAGATGGAGAAGATGGACGGCATGCAGCTCCTGGAGGAGGCCCGCAAGCTCTCCCCGGCCACCCAGGTGATGATGGTCACGGGCTTCGCCACGGTGGACACGGCCGTGCAGGCCATGCGCCAGGGCGCGGCCTACTACCTGGCCAAGCCGGTGAACCTGGACGAGCTCAGGGCCACCGTGGCCCGGCTCATGCGCGACAAGGCCCCGCCCACGGCGTTCCGCAGCCCCGTGCTGTGCTTCTCCGGCCCTCCGGGCACGGGCAAGACCTCGGTAGGACAGGCCATCGCCGAGGCTTTGGGCCGCAAGTTCCACCGCATGTCCCTGGCGGGCCTGCGCGACGAGGCCGAGTTGCGCGGCCACCGGCGCACCTATGTCGGGGCCCTGCCGGGACGGGTGATGCAGTCCATAAGCCGCCTGGGCGTGCGCAACCCGGTGTTCATGCTCGACGAGCTGGACAAGATCGGCAAGGACTTCCGGGGCGACCCGGCGGCGGTGTTCCTGGAAATGCTCGACCCGGAGCAGAACTCGCAATTCGTGGACAACTACCTGGAGGTGCCCTTCGACCTCTCCCAGGTGCTGTTCATCGCCACGGTCAACGACGTGCGCGAGCTGTCCGGCCCCCTGGCCGACCGCCTGGAGATGGTGCCCTTCCAGGGCTACACGGCGCGCGAAAAGGTCAACATCGCCGCGCGCCACCTGCTGCCGCGCCAGCTCAAGGAGCACGGCCTGACCCACCCCTTCCCCAGCTTCACTCCCGAGGCCCTGGCGACGGTGGTGGACGGCTACACGCGCGAGGCCGGCGTCAGGAACCTGGACCGGGAACTGGGCCAGGCCTGCCGCAAGCTTGCCCGGCTGCGGCTCGAGGGCGGACAGCCCGCCGCCCCCATCGAGGTGGACGCGGCCATGATCCCGGCCCTGCTCGGCCCGCGCAAGCACATCCGCGAAGCCGCCGAGGGCGAGCCGCGCGTGGGCGTGGCCACGGGGCTCGTGTATGCCGGGTTCGGCGGGGAGATCATTTTCGTGGAGGCCATCCGCATGCAGGGGGCGGGCAACATCACCCTGACCGGGTCGCTGGGAGAGGTGCTGTGCGAGTCGGCCCGCACGGCCTTGAGCCTCGTGCGCTCGCGGGCCGGGGAGCTCGGGATCGATCCCGGGGCGTTCCAGCAGGAGGACCTGCACGTGCACATCCCGGGCGGTTCCATCCCCAAGGAAGGGAGCTCGGCGGGGCTGACGCTGGCGCTGGCCCTGGCCTCGCTCTATACGGGCAAGGCGCTCAGGCGCGACGTGGCCATGACCGGCGAGATCACGCTCACGGGGCAGGTGCTGCCGGTGGGTGGAGTGCGGGAGAAGATTCTGGCGGCTGCCCGCGCCGGGGCCACGCGGGTGATCCTGCCCGACGACAACCGGCCCGAGGTGGACGCCATGAGCGGGGAGGACCTTGCGGACGTCGAGGTGTCGTTCGTGAAGACGGTGTTCGAGGCGCTGCCGCTGGCGCTGGCGTGA
- a CDS encoding universal stress protein — MAARMRQKPEDGFRLKRPSRLREFLEDVGQAAALAESGFSGKDLGVSAPGVENKKIVVVSTDAEFSPALVRHALSVAGRLGTEVVALSIGSLAPAGDDHARKARELFEMRALRSGENFSLQASQAGVSFRHVVRFGKAAEVVEGECGRLRRVEFVLACKEQRGRDGLHVSMPLFEVVG, encoded by the coding sequence ATGGCCGCACGTATGCGCCAAAAGCCGGAAGACGGATTCCGCCTCAAGCGGCCCAGCCGCCTCAGGGAATTCCTTGAGGATGTGGGACAGGCCGCGGCCCTGGCGGAATCCGGTTTTTCCGGCAAGGACCTGGGTGTGTCCGCCCCGGGAGTCGAGAACAAGAAGATCGTGGTGGTGTCCACCGACGCCGAATTCTCGCCCGCCCTTGTGCGCCACGCCCTGAGCGTGGCCGGCAGGCTCGGCACCGAAGTGGTGGCCCTGAGCATCGGCAGCCTGGCTCCGGCCGGGGACGATCATGCCCGGAAGGCGCGCGAGCTCTTCGAGATGCGCGCGCTCCGTTCCGGAGAGAATTTCAGCCTCCAGGCCAGCCAGGCCGGTGTGTCGTTCAGGCACGTGGTGCGCTTCGGCAAGGCGGCGGAGGTGGTCGAGGGCGAGTGCGGGCGTCTGCGCAGAGTGGAGTTCGTGCTGGCGTGCAAGGAGCAGCGGGGCAGGGACGGCCTGCATGTGAGCATGCCCCTGTTCGAGGTGGTGGGGTAA